The following proteins come from a genomic window of Kitasatospora sp. NBC_01246:
- a CDS encoding e9imm peptide yields the protein MDADCADDAEPCGVLVALGKALGCPSGYGSDLIFWPEGRQPTAPEVVGQALGYRPFALWEGPEPAAGRPATVCRTVRRRG from the coding sequence ATGGACGCGGACTGTGCCGACGATGCCGAGCCGTGCGGGGTGCTGGTGGCGTTGGGCAAGGCCCTCGGCTGTCCGAGCGGCTACGGCAGCGACTTGATCTTCTGGCCCGAGGGAAGGCAGCCGACGGCTCCCGAGGTCGTCGGTCAGGCGTTGGGGTACCGGCCCTTCGCCCTGTGGGAGGGCCCCGAGCCCGCGGCCGGACGGCCGGCCACCGTGTGCCGGACGGTGCGCCGCCGTGGGTAG